A genomic segment from Triticum dicoccoides isolate Atlit2015 ecotype Zavitan chromosome 1A, WEW_v2.0, whole genome shotgun sequence encodes:
- the LOC119273994 gene encoding CASP-like protein 4B4: MTDAPAVDVEKAGAPAGGAPEGSGGGGAVGAIVGRWRRQDLLDKSGSALRAAAWAFSLLAFLVMVANEHGDWKQFDHYEEYRYIVAVGLLAFIYTTLQLVRHGVRLSGGQDLQSKVGLLVDFAGDQVTAYLLMSALSAAIPITNRMREGSDNVFTDSSAASISMAFFAFLCLAFSALISGFKLSKQTYI, from the exons ATGACCGACGCCCCCGCCGTCGACGTGGAGAAGGCCGGAGCGCCGGCTGGAGGGGCCCCCGAAGGCTCCGGCGGAGGAGGCGCGGTGGGCGCGATCGTCGGGCGCTGGCGGCGGCAGGACCTCCTGGACAAATCCGGGTCGGCGCtgcgggcggcggcgtgggcgtTCTCCCTGCTCGCCTTCCTCGTCATGGTCGCCAACGAGCACGGCGACTGGAAGCAGTTCGACCACTACGAGGAGTACAG GTACATCGTCGCGGTGGGGCTGCTGGCGTTCATCTACACCACGCTCCAGCTGGTGCGACACGGCGTCCGGCTCAGCGGCGGCCAGGACCTGCAGAGCAAGGTCGGCCTGCTGGTCGATTTCGCCGGGGATCAG GTAACGGCGTACCTTCTGATGTCCGCATTGTCCGCTGCGATCCCGATCACAAACCGCATGCGGGAGGGCTCAGACAACGTGTTCACCGACTCGTCCGCTGCCTCGATTAGCATGGCCTTCTTCGCCTTTCTTTGCCTCGCATTCTCAGCTCTCATCTCAGGTTTCAAGTTGTCCAAGCAGACCTACATATGA